TACGCGTATCCGTTCCAGCCTCAACGAGCTCAACTCCTTTAGCAAGTCCTACAAGCTCACCACCTGCATTTGCAGCCAGAGCTACGATCCTTCCAAGAGCATGGACGATTTCATCGACGAAATCACCAGATCCATGGAAGAAGAAAAGACCAGCTATTACACGCAGCTGCAATACAACCGCCGCAATGGCGAATAATCCGATTACTTTAAGGCAGCCTTGATATCGTCAACAGAGTTGGCGATTTTTTGTTTGTTGTTCCAGATACGCATGAAGGTCTTGCCATAGTGTTCGACCACCACGCGGTTATCGAGAATAAGCACCTTGCCAGAATCTTCTTCGGAGCGGATCAAGCGACCAAGGCCCTGACGCAATTCCATGAATGCTTCGGGGACAAAGAATTCCTTGAACGCATTCTTGCCTTCGGCCTTCATCTTGTTGGTGATTCCAGCCACCAGCGGATCCACCGGGTTCGGGAACGGGAGCTTCGGAATCACGAGCAGCTTTAAGGCATCGCCCGGGAAGTCCACGCCTTCCCACAGGCTCTGGCAGCCGAGCAGGCATGCCCCACGAGACTTACGGAACATCGCCACAAGGCCATCCAGGGCGCCGTCGACATGCTGGCACAAGAGCAGTTTGCCCTTTTCGGCAAAGAGCGGAGCGAGGGCCGCCTGCGCCTTCATCATGGCAGACACGCTGGTAAAGAGGACCATCGTATTTTCTTCGACTTCGGGCAGGATCTTTGCAAGCGTATCGTTCACGGCATCGTTATATTCAGGTGCCGAGGGCTTGGGCAAGAACTTTGCGACAACCACCGAGCGGTTTTCATCGTTCTTTGCAGATTCGTTATACACGCGCAAGAACGGAGATTTCTTTCCGCCCGGGGCGTCCATGCCCATCTTTTGCACAAAGTAAGTCAAGTCGCCCTGAACCGAAAGCGTCGCCGAGGTAAATGTGGCAGACTTGATCCACGGATAGAATTTTTCTTTCCAGGTGGAGCTTGCATCGAGCGGGCTTGCATGCAACTTGATGGTGTGCGGGTTGAAAGGTTCTTCCATATAGAAGGCCCAATCTTCGCGGCCCGCCTTGGTAATGAATTCAAAGTCCTGCAAGAAGCGAGAAAGTTCGGTCATGCGGCCGCCCACGTCGCTCAACAAGCCCGAAAGAGCCTGCTGTGCACGCACCGAGGCGGCCAACGTATCGGCAAGCTTGATTGCATTGAGGCCCTGTTCAATGAAGGCGCTCGGGTCGGCTTCGTATTCGGCCAAAATGCCCGAAGTGTAAGTAAAGCCGTTGCGGGTATTTTTCTGCTTTGCAAGTTTCTTGCCAATCTTCATGAAGAATCGGTGCAAAGCCTTTTCGGTTTCAGAAAGCGATTCCGAAAGGTTTACGCAGAGCGCGCGGATTTCCGTTTCTTCGACAGGAAGGCGGCGCTCGATTTCAGCCAACAAGCCATCGCGATTTTCGTTTTCATGTCCCTTCGACGGAACAAGGGTCTTGATGATGTTTCTGAGCGCAAAGAAAGAAATGGTGCGGCCAAATGCCTGGCGGCTCACCTGCGGAAGTCTATGGGCTTCGTCGAACACGATGTGTTCGTAAAGCGGGAGCAGGGCAAAATCGAGGCCCATGTCGGCAAGGAACAGCGAATGGTTTACCAGCACCAAGTTGGAATTCATGGCGCGGCGCTTGGCGGCCAATGCCGGGCACTTGCCGTAATGCGGGCACTTTTCGCCGAGGCAAGACTTAGCAGAGCTAGCAAGCTTTGACCAAAGCACGCGATTGCGGCCCTGGCTAAAGGAATTGCATTCGTTCACGTCGCCCGTTTCAGTCGTAAACACCCACGGCACAATCGCCATAAAGGAATCGCGTTCGTCGTGCAGCAACAGGCTCTGCGGGGCCTTCAAGATTTCTTCGAACTTGCGAAGGCAAAGGTAATTTTCGCGGCCCTTGAGTACGGCCGATTTGAGCTTGCCGTCAAACAGGCTTGCAACCAGCGGAATATCTTTACTCCAAAGCTGTTCCTGCAGTGCCCGGGTCGCGGTGCTTATCACCACGCGCTCGCCCGACACTGCCTTGCAGGCGGCAGACACCAGGTAGGCAAGCGACTTGCCCGAACCGGTCGGGGCTTCAAGCACGCAAAGGCCTCCCTTGTGCATGTTGCGTTCCACCACCGAGGCGTAATCTTGCTGGTTATGGCGGATCTGGAAATTTTCCACCTTCGTTGAAAGGAGGCCGCCTTCCTTAAAGAATTCACTGACACGCGGGGAGCGTTCTTTGGCCGGAGCGTCTTCGAGCGGAACATCCGGCAACTTGTACTGCGGAAGTTCAGTAGCCCCTTCCGATTCGTTCCAGACCAGCGCCCAGTCCGAACCCCTGGCAACCTTCGCCAAGGCATTCACAAGCCACGGGTCCGCACTTGCAATCTTTTCAAGCGCCATCACAAAGAGCTCGCCACACGCAATGGCATCCGGCAAGGCGCGGTGCGCGCGGCTCCGCTCAATGCCCAGTTCCTGCACCAAGGTATCCAGGCGATGATTCGGCACATTCTGGTAGGCAATGCGAGAAACCGTGAGAGAATCCCACACCGGGTGATTATCGAACGAAACACCCACCTTGGCAAAAGTCTGTTTCAGGAACTTGGAATCAAACATCGCATTGTGCGCCACAATCGGCAAGTCCCCAATGAACGAATAAATCTTCTGGGCTACGGCCGCAAAGGGTTCCGCATTTTCAAGGTCAGCGTTGCTGATACCCGTAAGGCTTTCGATAAAGGGGCGAAGCGTTACACTCGTCGGCTTAACCAAATAATCGACCGATTCTCCTTCTACTCCATTTTCAAAGCGAACCAGCGCCACCTCGATGATTTCGTCTTTTTCAAAATCGAGGCCCGTTGTTTCCAGGTCAATTGCAACGAATGATTTCATTTCCATTAGAATCCTCTTAAAAACTTTTTGCCGTCATCGCTACAGCGCAGGCACCACATCAGTCAAGCTGTCCAACACATTTTCACCATTCTTGACTTTCAGCGTATCGTTAATGGCTCGCCACGGAGAACCATAACGGAGCGGGTCCACCGAACCGCCATCCGGCAACATCTTGCCTTCTTCGGGCAAGTAATAATCCATCAGGTAAGCACCTTCAACCAAGTCGCCAAAGCTAAAGCTTCCATCGGCCTTGCAGTTTTCAAAATAGTAGTTCTTGGTTTCTGCAGAAAGCAAGCGCACCACCGTCTTCGCAGAACCGCCCGGAATCTTGCCGTTCAACTTGGCGAGCTTAAGCTTGCTCACCGTTTCAAACTTTTGCAAACGCTGGTACTTGAGTTCTATCACCGTATCGCGTTTTCCGTTGCTGTCGGCAGCGGCAAGGGTCGTATCCATATAGCCCATCAAGAAATTCACCGAAATATCGGTACCCCACGGCGCAGGCTTTTCAACCGCAAAACGCACCGGGTCCATCTGCTTCACCTGAACTTGAGTCGTGTCCTTATTGATTGCGATGTAGAACGTCTGTTCCAAGGAATCGAGCTTGGGTTTGTCAAAGTACACCACCAGCGAATCATCCGGGAACAAGGTCCTCGCCTTGGAATTCGCCCTTACGCCAGCCACCTTCGGCGGGAGCGTATCGCCTTCCATCTTCTTCCATTCCCACTCCACTTCGTTGCGGAGCGTATCGAGCGTGCGGAACAGGGAATCCTTCGCCGCCAAGCAAATGAACTTGTAAAGCACTTCCTTTTTCGGCGCGGGGTCAAAATAGAACTGCGGCCTGTTGGTACTTGAGCCCAGATAAACCAGTTTCGGATAAAGCTTCTTGTTTTCGGGAGATTCCAAGTAGCAATTTGAGGTATCCGTAAAAGCGGAATCGAAGTACACGTTACGCGTAAAGGTCGCCTCGAGAACGTTGGCGTACGGCTGCGTCACCGAAGAAAGTTCGAGCTTGGTCGTATCCATGTCGGCAATGGCAAGCCACAAGGTATCCTTCGTTTCAGCTGTCAATTCCAAGTCACCTGTCCAAAGGCCCACCTGCTCTGTCGAAAGCTCAATCTTTTGGTTACCGTTACCATCCATAAAGGCAACGACGCGGTAATGGCCCGCCTTAAGCCCTGTAAGCGTAAAATGGCCGGCACTGTCTGCGCGCGTCACGTACAGCGGAGGTTCCTTCAAGAGCATCGGTTCCTTGCTCAGTTCCTTCGTTGTCGTATCGCGGTACTTGTCCAGGTAATGCTTGGATTCACGTTCCGCGCCCATCAAAAACAAACCGATACTCGGGTATTCCTTTTTGCGGGCCATGGTCTGGTCCACAAGCACTCGGCCCGAAAGCGTCAGCGAATCGATAATCGAGCCCGTCGAGAAAACCACGTGGAAGGGCTTTGCCAAGGCATTGCCATGCAAGTCCTTGATGCCGCCTGCAAAGGTCACGGTGTAAGTCGTTCCGGTATCGAGCACCGCACGCGAAGTGAGTACGAGCGTCTTGCCGCTCACTTCAAAGCGCAATTTCTTATCGATCGGAGGCGAAATGGAGACAGCGCTACGCGGAACAGACGCGTTAATCCATTCATCAAACTCGAGCTTGATCATGAGCTCGTTAGGGTGATTCGTCGTATTCGGAGCCGGATAGACGCCTGCAATACGCGGAGGCAGTTTATCTTCGGGCCCACCGCTTGGCGCCACCTGCGTTGCGCACGACAGGAATACCGTCGTACACAAAGCCGCCAAAGCAGCACCATATTTTTTCAACAACGAACGCATTAGTCAATCATCTGGATAATCTTGCCGAGACGGCCCCAGCGGATTCTAAAGGGCAGGCGCCACCAGGTAAACGGATTCTTCAAGGCGAAAGCCTCGTCGTCGTTTTCGAACGAGAAGTAAATCACGAATGCCTTGGCGCGAATATTGCGGAGCGATACAAAGCCCCAGTAGCGGCTGTCGGCAGAATTGTCACGGTTGTCGCCCATCATAAAGAACTGCGGCGTCTTGACCACATAGCTTTCAATGGGCTTGCCGCCCACGAGCAGCTTGCGGCGGATTTCAAACTTCGCCTTTGCCGGAGCATCGAGCGTATCGCCAGCAACGCCTTCCACTGTCTTCGCGCCATCTTGCGGAGCATCGACATCGACCAATTCCACCGTTCCGGCGTTATCTTCTTCGGCCTGGTTCAACAGAGCCACATTGCCTTCAAGGTCACGTAAAAGGGAAGCTTCGAACGCCATATAGCTCACCGGGCGCGTGAATCCACCCTGGATATTCGGGTCAATCATGGGCAAATACGTCATGCGCGAAAGTTCCTTGAAGTATGCAAAGGACATCGCGCCCGAAATCGTATCACCCTGCGTCAGGCGCTGCTGCAGCACCGTATGGTTTCTGCGGAAAAGTTCGTTCAGTGCAAGGCCGCGATCGTTTTCCACCGGAATCTTGAATTCCTCGAAATCGTAATTATTGATTTCAACAGAATCCTTCCACAGCGAAATATCGAGTTCCACCGTTTCATCGGGATTTTCTTGAGCAACCAGAGAACGCAGCCACCACAACTTTTCGAGCGACATTGATTCAACCGTAAACGTATCGCCCACAGACGGCACCACGAATTCATCGCGTTCATCGCGCGGAGAGAACGTACGGGCAGAAGCAGTGTACTTGCCGCGACCGGGCAAAGTGTCCTGCATCTTGCCATTCACGAAAAGACGACCCTTATGAACAGCAACCGTATCGCCGCTTACTGCCACGCAACGCTTAATGTAGTCCTTCGGACCATCGGCGTAATGAATCAAGTGCGGCTGGCCAGCCTTCGGCTCGTGATCCCAATAAAAGTTTCCGAACATGAGCGCATTGAACAAGTGCGTATAGCGCTGCGGGTTGCCATCGGGGTATTCCGGCTCACCCGGGTAACGGAAGATTACCACATCGCCCTTGGCAGGGTACGTGTAGCCCGGGAATTTCTGGTTGCTAAACGGAATCGGAGAGCCGTAAGTAAACTTGAGGCCCAGCAAAAAGTCTCCCGTATGCAAAGTGTCTTCCATCGATCCACTGGGAATCTGGAAAGCCTGAATCACATACTGAATCACAATCAAGGCGAGCGCCACCGGGACAATGATTTCCCGGAGCAGGCCCTTCACAAACTTTTTCCACGAAAACGGTTCTTTATTATTTTCCATCGGAATAAACTATTAGAGGTTACGGATTTTCTTGACGAGCGAACGGCTCACCACCAGCTGGGTTGCAGCCTTGTCGCGAAGCACCATCACCATGCGACCGGCATCACCCTTACGGCATTCGGCAATGTAGTCGATTGCCACAATATGGGAGCGGTGCACGCGGGTAAAGTGCCTCGGGTCCAATTTCTTTTCGAGCTCCACCAGCGGCGTATCAATCACGTACTGACCATTCACGGTATAGACGGTCGTGTACTTTTCTTCGCTATGGAATCGAATCACTTCGTCAATGTTCACAAACACAATGCGGTCGCCCACCTTCACTTGCAAACGCTGCAGGTAGAGGCCGCTCATATCCACAAGGTTACGCAACTTTTCCCAGTTCAAGTCTGAGGGAATCGTCGTGTCGTCCACCTGCGGAATCGCCTTGCGCAATTTTTCAATTGCAGCAGCCAAGCGTTCGGGCACCACCGGCTTCAAAAGGTAATCCACCGTATTTTCTTCAAAAGCCTTCAGGGCAAAATTGTCGAATGCCGTCGTGAATATCACAAGCGGCACATCGTCTCCCTGCAAAGAATGCAGAACTTCGAATGCATCCATGTCGGGCATCTGGATATCCAGAAACACCACGTCAGGAATCATTTCGTGAATCATCTTGACGGCCTGCGCACCAGAGCCCGCTTCCCCCAGGATTTCAATCTCGGAAGCATAAGGTTCCAAAAGCGAAATCATGCGCTTGCGAGCAAGCGGTTCGTCGTCAATGACAAGTGCAGTACACTGCATATTACTCCTTGGGCTGTCCTTCCTTCTTAGCCGAATCGACAGCAGCAGAATCTGTCTTCTTTGCAGCCGTCTTCGGCGCCACCTTAAAAATGCGAATCAGTTCGGATTTCATTCCGTCTTTATCTTCGTAAACCGTGCCTGCCGCCGTCATGTACTGCAAATTGCCGAACTTGGCTCGCTTAAAGTTCCAATGGCCTTTATCGCCCTCAAGAGACACCTTGATTGTACTGTCGGTAATGGAGTAAGTTCCCTTCAGGGAATCCGTTTCCATCGTGTCGCGCAAAACAAGCTGAATTGCTTCGACAGAGCTGTCTTCACCAAGCGTCATACGCACCATACGGCTGGTGCAGTCATCGCACGGCAGGCTACCGGAATAAAGCCCCGGAACATCCTTCGGGATTTCAATCGGCGGAAGATCCGGCAGGGGCTCGGACTTTTCTTCTTCGCAAGCCATCAGTGCAAAGACAGCAAGCAACGGCATTGCCATTCTTGCGACAGGGAGAACCACGGTTTTCAATATCGTCATGGTTCACAATTTAGCAATTTAAGTTTTAAGCAAACTTTTAAAACGCCTAAAATCCGGCGGAATAAACAACCCTGAAGCCAATCGTCTGACTATGGTACATGGGGTCTTTCTTGTCGCGTTCAGCAGAGGCAAGTGCCGGAGCCTTGTCAGACCAGCCACCCCCACGAATTCCTTTGTACTTACCCTCGGCAGGGCCCGTATAGTTGTCTTGCGAGGCCGTCGGATACGAGGCGTACCAATCGTTCACCCATTCAGCCACATTGCCAGCCATGTCGTATAGGTCAAACGCATTCGGAATATATCCGGCAACCGCCACAGGCCCTTTACTTTGTGCGTAATACGCATACTTCGAGGCGGCATCGGTATCCCAGTAATAAGTCGTCAAGGTTCCCGCACGCGCAGCAACTTCCCATTCCATTTCTGTCGGAAGACGTACAGTTGTAGCACTGTAATTTATAGAAACGTCAATCAGTTCGCCGCCATCGCTGACCGACTTGTATACATAAGCTGTATCTAGCCCGGCCTTTTTAGAAAGCGCATTGCAAAAAAGGGCCGCATCGTACCAGCTCACGTTGAAAATCGGATAATCGTCGCCTAAGGCATCCTCTTTAGGCACACTTCCCATTACATCGCGATACAGGCCTTGAGTCACCTCGGTTTTACCCATCGCGAACGCATTTATATGATAGCTGACCGATCCGCGAGAAAACGTAACAGCAGGAATACTCTCCATTTCAACAAGATCTTGAATCGAGTATTCCGAAGAATCCGAACCAGTCGAAGAGCTAGAAACATCCTTGTTGTCGGAGTTTTTATCCGGGCTTACATTACCGCCCCGATGGGACGTTGGCGACGTATCAGCAGAATCCCCATTCGCCGTACAGGCGACTAGGGAAAACACAGCCATGCCGGCCAACAAGAGTCCCATTCTAGACATTACTTCACCACTCCTACGCGGTAGAGTTTCTGCTTGGTCTTGCCGCTTTCAAATTTCACCTTGAGACGTGCGGTATAGACATCAGAACCCAGGTCCTTCAAATCAAGGTTATCAAACTGGTTGCGGCCCTGCTTTGCGTCACTCATTTTGGCCTTGAACACGCAAAGACCCGTAATGTCGTAGAGTTCAAGCGTTGCATTCTTTGCGGCCGCACCGATTTCAAAACGGGCCTTCGCCTTGCCACCGCGAACCGGGTTCGGGAACATGAAGAAGTCCGAAATTTCATCCTTCGCAGAAACCTTCTTTACATCGGCAAGTTTGGAAGCGTCAAAATAGCCTGTACGTTCATTACCGCCAGCGGGGAGTGCCCATGCGGCATCCGATTCTGCGGCATCGCTAGAAGCCTTGCGCAGGCGGAAAGCGGTCACGCCGTCGCGATGCAGTGCGTAAAGTTCCGGGCCCTTCGATTTCTTGTCAGACACAGCATTTGTAGCAAAGATGCTCATCGGCTGAATCACGCTTGTCGAATCCATGTCTTCGTAGCTGCCAGCCGCAAGCGGGAAGCCATCTGTCACCTGCTTGCCCTTGCCTGTAAACGCATACACCAGGCCATCGCTGCTTGGCACCAAAATTTCAGGCGTATCGTCGCCATTGACGTCCACCAGAATCGGGTCGCTGAAGAATCCGTAAACAGGAGCGCCGCGACTAATCTTCACCGGGAAGCCCGCAATCGGAAGGCCCGAACGGTCAAGCGCATATACCAGGTTATCGCCCAGGAACACAATTTCAGGATAGCCGTCGCCGTTGATGTCACCGATAGCAATGCCGGAGGTTTCATGTTTCAGGCCACTCGTGCCTGCGGCGCCGCGCTTGTATGTTTGACGCAAAGAGAGGGATTTCTTTTTTCCGACAGCATTTTCCACTAGCACCAAGCCCTTGCTGCCCACCGCGACAACTTCATTCACGCCGTCACGGTCCAGATCGGTACAGGCAACACGGAACGATTCGCCCGTTTTAGAGGAACCGATTACTCCACGACCTTGCACATAAACCGTTCCTGCGCTAGTTCCATAGGCAAACAGTTTCTGACCATCAGACTCCCCGCAGTAGGCCACATCAACAACCTCTTCGGCAAGTTCATCTACGGTTTTCATCTTGTTGTCTTTGATGCTAAAGGCCATCTCGCCTTTCTCAGTTGCAAAAACAACTTCATCGTCGACAATCATCGGCCCTGCAGTCGCCGTGTTCACATCAAAGGTCTGCTGCACCGGAAGCCCACCAATAAAGGACGTCTTCACGAGTTTATTCTTGTGCAGGCTATAAACATCCTTGCCATCGCTTGCCATGCCCACCAGCGGTCCGTAGCTTGCGCCCACGCGGTAAAGCGGCACTTCTGTTTCGGAACTATTGCGGTTCAAGGTCTTCTGCACAACCGCGGTATCTGCCGGGAACAAGGTGTCGCCCATCGCATTGAATACCTGGAGCGTTCCATCCATGGCGCCTACGACCAAGAGTTTTTCGCCGTCTTTTTCAGGATCATCTACAAACACGGCGCCACGCACGGCAGAGGCAAGGCCGATCTTGCGCGGGAATTCAGCACCGTCGATGCTTCCGTCGTCAATGCTAATGGTCACGCTAATCTTTTGCGCGCCAAAGTTCACCACGCTATCGCCCATGAACGAATTAGAGGTCTTTTCAACACGGGCACCCTTCGGCACATTCACCGCAATCTTGATTCCGGTATAGCCGCCCTGGGTTGTCATGGTGTTCGCATAACCGGTAGAACCAATCGTCTTGACCGTATCGAACTTTTGCTTGGAATCCTTGCCCGGCTTGCGCAAGTGCGGCAACAAGTCCGTACCCGAGCCGTAGTCATAAGTATCTTCGCCAAGGGCATTCTTGAACGTCTTGCCAATGCTTAAAATGCCGTCGGCTTCCACCATCGCGATACCGAACTGGTGGTCACGCAGGGTATCGCCACCCCAGAAGTTTGCAATGCCGTATTCCAAAGTTTCGCGCAAGTACCAGTCATTCACGCGCCACACCACAATGCCGCTCGCCGGGAGGCCCGCATCGTAGCTGCTAATGTCAACGATAACGCCCTTCGCCTTTTTCTTGTTGGCCTTGCACTTTTTCGCACAATCCACGCTATCTTCAAAAACCAGATGCAAGCTGTCTACAGGCACGGTCTTGATTGTCGTATCGGAACTTTCGCCCGCACCGCTCAACGACACGCTGACTTCGCCTTCTTTATTCCAGCTACGCTGGCGGTTTTCAATCAGCAGGTATTCACTTGCAGAAAGCGGAACCTTCACGATTTCAGTTCCAGATCCCGTTCCGGCAGCCGAAATTTCGACTGTCACAGGCTTACCCGCCACCGGGCGCACTTCTTTTACCGGAGTCCAGCCCATGTAGGCACGTTCCCATGCCGCCGGCAGCGAAGGCAAGAACCCATTGCCCGCGTTGTAGCCCGCAAAGTCCATCACGTCGTAATAACCCAAGCGGCTAATGCCCTTCACCACATCGTAGGTATTCGGGAGCCCAAGTTCGCGCGCGATCTGGTTCACGATGATTCCGTTCACGCCCCAGTTCAGGCCGTCTTGCGACGCGGTTTCGCTCGTGACCATGATTGACTTCAGCGTATCGATGGCAGCGCCCTTCAAAATCAGACCCTCGGCCACCAGCGAATCCTTGCCATTCGCCTTCTTGCCTTCCTTATGGAATGCCGCATTCTTGATCGAATCCGGCAAGTACTGCCAGGCGGACTTGTCAATGTACACATCCATGAAGTCGCCCGGCGTATCGGCGCCGCGCGTTCCCATGCTACCGCCATCGACCAGGCGGCTTGCGCCCGCATGGATAATCATGTAGGCACGCTTGGTATTCGGGTTTTTCGAAAGCGGTTCCTTGAACGGAGAATCGCCCGATTCGTGCGCTGCCATTACGGCGTCATAAATAAACTGCAAGTAGTCGCGGCTGCGGGCATCGTCGAATTCCGCGGTCTTTTCGCCTTTCATCTTACTCGTGCGGTTATAATCGATAATCTGCTTTTTCAGCTTGTAGGCGCTCGATTCCTTCGGATAAATATGCGCATCGATCACCACATTGCCGTTACTCGCCTTGTTAAAGTAGGCGTTGGCAAATTCAAAATGCTTTCTCCAGTAAGGAGCGCTGTTTCGAACCCCCTGCGGGTCCAGGCTATAGGCATCTTTCTTCGCCTTGTCCGAATCAAAAAGCCCCGTTCCTGTCGTCAGGCTGTTATCTGTCTTTTCTTCGGCAAATTCCACACGAATGGCAAACACCTGCAGCGTATCTGCCGCAAACGTCGTCGCTAAAGAGAATAGCCCAAAAACCAATGCAAAAATCTTAGCATTCAACTTCATAACCATAATTTACAAAATAGACG
This uncultured Fibrobacter sp. DNA region includes the following protein-coding sequences:
- a CDS encoding FG-GAP-like repeat-containing protein, with the protein product MKLNAKIFALVFGLFSLATTFAADTLQVFAIRVEFAEEKTDNSLTTGTGLFDSDKAKKDAYSLDPQGVRNSAPYWRKHFEFANAYFNKASNGNVVIDAHIYPKESSAYKLKKQIIDYNRTSKMKGEKTAEFDDARSRDYLQFIYDAVMAAHESGDSPFKEPLSKNPNTKRAYMIIHAGASRLVDGGSMGTRGADTPGDFMDVYIDKSAWQYLPDSIKNAAFHKEGKKANGKDSLVAEGLILKGAAIDTLKSIMVTSETASQDGLNWGVNGIIVNQIARELGLPNTYDVVKGISRLGYYDVMDFAGYNAGNGFLPSLPAAWERAYMGWTPVKEVRPVAGKPVTVEISAAGTGSGTEIVKVPLSASEYLLIENRQRSWNKEGEVSVSLSGAGESSDTTIKTVPVDSLHLVFEDSVDCAKKCKANKKKAKGVIVDISSYDAGLPASGIVVWRVNDWYLRETLEYGIANFWGGDTLRDHQFGIAMVEADGILSIGKTFKNALGEDTYDYGSGTDLLPHLRKPGKDSKQKFDTVKTIGSTGYANTMTTQGGYTGIKIAVNVPKGARVEKTSNSFMGDSVVNFGAQKISVTISIDDGSIDGAEFPRKIGLASAVRGAVFVDDPEKDGEKLLVVGAMDGTLQVFNAMGDTLFPADTAVVQKTLNRNSSETEVPLYRVGASYGPLVGMASDGKDVYSLHKNKLVKTSFIGGLPVQQTFDVNTATAGPMIVDDEVVFATEKGEMAFSIKDNKMKTVDELAEEVVDVAYCGESDGQKLFAYGTSAGTVYVQGRGVIGSSKTGESFRVACTDLDRDGVNEVVAVGSKGLVLVENAVGKKKSLSLRQTYKRGAAGTSGLKHETSGIAIGDINGDGYPEIVFLGDNLVYALDRSGLPIAGFPVKISRGAPVYGFFSDPILVDVNGDDTPEILVPSSDGLVYAFTGKGKQVTDGFPLAAGSYEDMDSTSVIQPMSIFATNAVSDKKSKGPELYALHRDGVTAFRLRKASSDAAESDAAWALPAGGNERTGYFDASKLADVKKVSAKDEISDFFMFPNPVRGGKAKARFEIGAAAKNATLELYDITGLCVFKAKMSDAKQGRNQFDNLDLKDLGSDVYTARLKVKFESGKTKQKLYRVGVVK